In one Pseudomonas purpurea genomic region, the following are encoded:
- a CDS encoding MFS transporter, which yields MKFLILSSFLIPFGSFMVLPFVPILLTRHNHMDMAAVGWVLGFASLIQFGGGFIGGVVAERLGLKRTMLLALTVRTLGFALLLASLERADWLIPAVIIIATGAALYLPANKAYIVNAVPVSERPLFLSLSSSALNAGMAMGPLVGGLFLLGNSEVLFWVIFVVFVVLTLAHWAFVDSAAQVSKHPPRAGKVSYLKLMGVPFALNALAFYGYFFFQNYMGPYTTSLHSAGLYGGLLTVNALLVFFGQPLLSKVIAEASYRASMFFSFMMLSLSMYFLSIGSVWALIVGTVMITFAEMVLFLKGDLEILNAVPDKPAFAFGMQRLSAGLGAFVSALIGGALYDYMQNNQQLGTFWSVLAIQALVVAVVVLAVLSFKRKLAVVNSQA from the coding sequence TTGAAGTTCCTGATTTTGAGTTCGTTCCTGATCCCGTTTGGCAGCTTCATGGTGCTGCCGTTCGTGCCGATTCTGTTGACCCGGCACAATCACATGGACATGGCGGCAGTCGGCTGGGTGCTCGGGTTTGCTTCGCTGATCCAGTTCGGTGGCGGCTTCATCGGTGGCGTTGTCGCCGAGCGGCTGGGGTTGAAACGCACCATGCTGCTGGCGCTTACGGTGCGTACGCTGGGGTTTGCGCTGTTGCTGGCGTCCCTTGAACGGGCCGACTGGCTGATACCGGCGGTGATCATCATTGCCACCGGCGCGGCGCTGTACCTGCCGGCGAACAAGGCCTACATCGTCAACGCGGTGCCGGTCAGCGAGCGGCCGTTGTTCCTGTCGTTGTCCAGTTCGGCGCTGAACGCGGGGATGGCCATGGGGCCATTGGTTGGCGGGCTGTTTTTGCTGGGCAACAGCGAGGTCCTGTTCTGGGTGATTTTCGTGGTGTTCGTGGTGTTGACCCTGGCGCATTGGGCCTTTGTCGACAGCGCGGCCCAGGTCAGCAAGCATCCTCCGCGCGCGGGCAAGGTGTCGTACCTGAAGTTGATGGGGGTGCCGTTTGCCTTGAATGCCCTGGCCTTTTACGGTTACTTCTTCTTCCAGAACTACATGGGGCCGTACACGACGAGCCTGCACTCGGCGGGGTTGTATGGCGGGCTGCTGACGGTCAATGCGTTGCTGGTGTTCTTTGGCCAGCCGTTGCTGTCCAAGGTGATTGCCGAGGCGTCTTACCGGGCGAGCATGTTCTTCTCGTTCATGATGCTGTCGCTGAGCATGTACTTCCTGTCGATCGGCAGTGTCTGGGCGCTGATTGTGGGCACGGTCATGATTACCTTCGCGGAGATGGTGCTGTTCCTGAAAGGCGATCTGGAGATCCTCAATGCAGTCCCCGACAAACCGGCGTTCGCCTTTGGCATGCAACGATTGTCGGCAGGACTGGGCGCGTTTGTCAGCGCGCTGATCGGTGGGGCGTTGTACGACTACATGCAAAACAACCAGCAGCTCGGTACGTTCTGGAGTGTTCTTGCCATCCAGGCGTTGGTCGTGGCAGTGGTGGTGCTGGCGGTGTTGTCGTTCAAACGCAAGCTGGCGGTGGTCAACAGTCAGGCTTGA
- a CDS encoding sigma-70 family RNA polymerase sigma factor, with protein sequence MLENYYRELVCFLNAKLGNRQVAEDVVHDAYVRVLERSSDTPIEQPRAFLYRTALNLVIDGHRRNALRQVESLDVLDSEERFFTPSPHSCLDHRQRLDMLQRALAELPALCRESFLLRKIEGLSHPEIAERLGISRSLVEKHIVNAMKHCRVRVRQWDAH encoded by the coding sequence ATGTTGGAGAACTACTATCGCGAGCTGGTGTGTTTCCTTAACGCCAAGCTGGGCAACCGTCAGGTGGCCGAAGATGTGGTGCATGACGCGTATGTGCGGGTACTGGAGCGTTCCAGTGACACGCCGATCGAGCAGCCCCGGGCCTTCCTCTACCGCACCGCGCTGAACCTGGTGATCGACGGCCACCGTCGCAACGCCTTGCGTCAGGTCGAGTCGCTGGATGTGCTGGACAGCGAAGAACGGTTTTTCACGCCTTCACCCCACAGTTGCCTTGATCACCGGCAGCGGCTGGACATGCTGCAACGGGCGTTGGCCGAGCTGCCGGCGCTGTGCCGCGAGAGTTTTCTGCTGCGCAAGATCGAAGGCCTGTCCCACCCGGAGATCGCCGAGCGCCTGGGTATTTCCCGCAGTCTGGTGGAAAAGCACATCGTCAATGCCATGAAGCATTGCCGGGTGCGTGTGCGGCAGTGGGATGCCCATTGA
- a CDS encoding SidA/IucD/PvdA family monooxygenase, which yields MTQAIASAIVHDLIGIGFGPSNLALAIALQERSQAQGELDVLFLDKQADYRWHGNTLVTQSELQISFLKDLVTLRNPTSPYSFVNYLKHHARLVDFINLGTFYPCRMEYNDYLRWVAGQFTEQSRYGEEVLAIEPVMHHQQVEALRVISRDTQGQEFVRTTRSVVVSAGGTPRIPEAFKGLKDDARVFHHSQYLERMAKQPCVNGQAMNIAIIGGGQSAAEAFIDLNDSFPSVQVDMILRGSALKPADDSPFVNEVFSPEFTDLVFQQVSSERERLVNEYHNTNYSVVDIDLIERIYGIFYRQKVSGVARHAFRTLTTVEKATATENGVQLALRNNASGELMVRHYDAVVLATGYERQMHRKLLAPLAQYLGDFEVDRNYKLITDERCKAGIYMQGFCQASHGLSDTLLSVLPIRADEIAGSLYDHGKSRGHSRSVLDLLLATAS from the coding sequence ATGACACAAGCAATTGCATCGGCCATCGTTCACGATCTGATTGGCATCGGTTTTGGTCCCTCGAACCTGGCGCTGGCCATTGCGCTGCAAGAGCGCAGCCAGGCGCAGGGCGAACTGGATGTGCTGTTCCTCGACAAACAGGCCGACTACCGCTGGCACGGCAATACACTGGTCACCCAGAGCGAATTGCAGATCTCGTTCCTCAAGGACCTGGTCACGCTGCGCAATCCGACCAGCCCTTACTCGTTCGTCAATTACCTGAAACACCACGCTCGCCTGGTGGACTTCATCAACCTGGGCACCTTTTACCCGTGCCGCATGGAGTACAACGACTACCTGCGCTGGGTCGCCGGGCAGTTCACCGAGCAGAGCCGCTACGGTGAGGAAGTGCTGGCCATCGAACCGGTGATGCATCACCAGCAGGTCGAAGCCTTGCGGGTAATTTCCCGGGATACCCAGGGGCAGGAGTTCGTGCGTACCACCCGTTCGGTGGTCGTCAGCGCCGGCGGCACGCCGCGTATTCCCGAGGCCTTCAAGGGCCTGAAGGATGATGCTCGGGTGTTCCACCATTCCCAGTACCTGGAACGCATGGCCAAGCAGCCGTGTGTGAATGGCCAGGCGATGAACATTGCGATCATCGGCGGCGGGCAGAGTGCGGCGGAAGCGTTCATCGACCTCAATGACAGCTTCCCGTCGGTGCAGGTCGACATGATCCTGCGCGGTTCGGCGCTCAAGCCGGCGGACGACAGCCCGTTCGTCAACGAAGTGTTTTCCCCGGAGTTCACCGACCTGGTGTTCCAGCAGGTCAGCAGCGAGCGCGAACGCTTGGTCAACGAGTACCACAACACCAACTATTCGGTGGTGGACATCGACCTGATCGAACGCATCTACGGCATCTTCTACCGTCAGAAAGTCTCGGGCGTTGCCCGTCACGCGTTCCGTACCCTGACCACGGTGGAAAAAGCCACGGCCACCGAGAACGGCGTTCAGTTGGCGCTGCGCAACAATGCCTCCGGCGAGTTGATGGTTCGTCACTATGACGCGGTGGTCCTGGCCACGGGTTACGAGCGTCAGATGCACCGCAAATTGCTGGCGCCGCTGGCCCAGTACCTGGGGGACTTCGAGGTCGACCGCAATTACAAACTGATCACCGACGAGCGCTGCAAGGCCGGCATCTACATGCAGGGCTTCTGCCAGGCCAGCCACGGCTTGAGTGACACCTTGCTGTCGGTGCTGCCGATCCGTGCCGACGAGATTGCCGGTTCGCTGTACGACCACGGTAAATCACGCGGGCACAGCCGTTCGGTGCTGGACCTGTTGTTGGCCACGGCCAGCTGA
- a CDS encoding ATP-grasp domain-containing protein yields the protein MPKPHLLMIGGWNDIIEKAFDNGFDVSYFGSLSPAVAFDPALLAPARHKVALNVAQIGVCLATARQIHAEEPFDAVISFTELGMETAAVIADALQVPGMDLWAVSVTRYKDKMREVLDKHPHLKLPWQRFSATEQLIDFYQAHGPSIIVKPISGAASVGVQQIRSVEELQGYISAVPEEERVDFIAEQLVDSDQLYSIESLSVDGEHHIITMSVARMVGYPYALSNHIIVPPHNLDERTSASIERTVREFLTAVRLRNGVAHTEVKLSRDHQPFIIESQTRVGGDRIWKMLELTTGVKQVDLTLNNLVGEKQVPVPSAMNQVAAFFSLLPDAGVVARVSDIEDLKSIGGLIEATLEVKVGDDIKPITNNSERKGNLLLTADSHDDLFKKFAQIQERLWIEYENGSVWHPSFK from the coding sequence ATGCCTAAGCCTCATCTGTTAATGATCGGCGGCTGGAACGACATCATCGAGAAGGCGTTCGACAACGGGTTTGACGTTTCCTATTTCGGCAGCCTGAGCCCCGCCGTGGCGTTTGATCCGGCGCTCCTGGCACCGGCCCGGCACAAGGTGGCACTGAATGTCGCGCAGATCGGTGTGTGCCTGGCCACGGCGCGGCAGATCCATGCGGAAGAACCGTTCGATGCGGTGATTTCATTTACCGAGCTGGGCATGGAAACAGCGGCGGTGATCGCCGATGCGTTGCAGGTGCCCGGGATGGACCTGTGGGCGGTGTCGGTCACCCGCTACAAGGACAAGATGCGCGAGGTGCTCGACAAGCACCCACACTTGAAACTGCCCTGGCAGCGCTTCAGTGCCACGGAGCAACTGATCGATTTTTACCAGGCCCATGGCCCCTCGATTATCGTCAAACCCATCAGTGGGGCGGCCAGCGTCGGGGTACAGCAGATCCGTTCGGTCGAGGAACTCCAGGGTTACATCAGCGCAGTGCCCGAAGAAGAACGCGTGGATTTCATCGCCGAACAACTGGTGGACAGCGACCAGCTCTACAGCATCGAAAGCCTGTCGGTTGATGGCGAGCATCACATCATCACGATGTCGGTGGCCAGGATGGTGGGTTATCCCTACGCGCTGTCGAACCACATCATCGTTCCGCCGCATAACCTTGATGAGCGTACGAGCGCGAGCATCGAGCGCACCGTGCGCGAGTTCCTCACTGCGGTCCGGTTGAGGAACGGCGTGGCGCACACCGAGGTCAAGCTCTCGCGGGATCACCAGCCCTTCATCATCGAGTCACAGACGCGTGTGGGCGGTGACCGGATCTGGAAAATGCTCGAACTCACCACGGGGGTCAAGCAGGTCGACCTGACACTCAACAACCTAGTGGGTGAAAAGCAGGTGCCGGTGCCGAGCGCGATGAATCAGGTGGCGGCGTTTTTCAGCCTGCTACCGGACGCCGGGGTGGTTGCCAGGGTCAGCGATATAGAAGACCTGAAGTCCATCGGCGGGCTGATCGAGGCGACGCTTGAGGTCAAGGTCGGAGACGACATCAAGCCGATTACCAACAACAGCGAACGCAAAGGCAACCTGCTGTTGACCGCCGATTCGCACGACGACCTGTTCAAGAAATTTGCACAGATTCAAGAACGCCTCTGGATTGAATATGAAAACGGCTCGGTTTGGCATCCATCATTTAAGTAA
- a CDS encoding ATP-grasp domain-containing protein: MTIVALEALTFGLGKMVSAAEHFGVKLTLLTRDTSVYAYELANIDSDTLEIIELDTFDKPLVIDTLKAMPDVQGLLSTTDTWSLDCLDIAQACGLDSQDPESIRLVRNKFRLRNRLHELGLSAGKSIEVTPATADSREVCRGLEYPVIIKDTAGTGSQNVWMAHNDEDTCRVLAQARQAALKGKIAIEPFISGTLYSVETLSWKGENRVLAVTSRVVSEEPEFREEALASPVNLGEPKTQALSLWIDKVLSGVGYTNGFAHTEFFITETGFEVVEINPRLGGVQIGEALCRVYDYNLYEAFIEMALGRRPALMDRPLVAQKGVGQIIVYARQAGHFERVTGLERLAGHPGQPMFYPTAERGKAITSLTDQRASVGILVAEGENSEIALLNAFAARSKLTVVVQAGGSNDA, encoded by the coding sequence ATGACTATTGTTGCGTTGGAAGCCTTGACCTTTGGCTTGGGCAAAATGGTAAGTGCGGCAGAGCACTTTGGGGTGAAGCTGACGCTGTTGACGCGCGACACCTCGGTTTACGCGTACGAGCTGGCGAACATCGACAGCGATACGCTGGAGATCATTGAACTCGACACCTTCGACAAACCCTTGGTGATCGACACGCTCAAGGCCATGCCCGATGTGCAAGGCCTGTTGAGCACAACCGACACCTGGAGCCTGGATTGCCTGGACATTGCCCAGGCCTGTGGGCTGGACAGCCAGGACCCTGAATCCATTCGGCTGGTGCGCAACAAGTTCCGCCTGAGAAATCGCCTGCATGAGTTGGGCTTGTCGGCCGGCAAGAGCATCGAAGTCACCCCGGCCACGGCCGATTCGCGAGAGGTGTGCCGTGGCCTCGAATACCCGGTCATCATCAAGGACACCGCTGGCACCGGCAGCCAGAACGTCTGGATGGCCCATAACGATGAAGACACCTGTCGCGTGCTGGCACAGGCGCGCCAGGCAGCGCTGAAGGGCAAGATTGCCATCGAGCCGTTCATTTCCGGCACCCTGTACAGCGTCGAAACCCTGTCCTGGAAAGGCGAAAACCGCGTGCTGGCCGTCACCAGTCGGGTGGTCTCCGAAGAGCCTGAGTTCCGTGAAGAAGCCCTCGCGTCACCGGTGAACCTGGGGGAGCCAAAAACGCAGGCGCTGTCGTTGTGGATCGACAAGGTGCTGAGCGGCGTCGGTTACACCAACGGTTTCGCCCATACCGAATTCTTCATTACCGAAACAGGCTTTGAAGTGGTTGAGATCAACCCGCGCCTGGGCGGCGTGCAAATCGGCGAAGCGCTGTGCCGGGTCTACGATTACAACCTGTACGAAGCCTTTATCGAAATGGCCCTCGGGCGCCGGCCCGCGTTGATGGACAGGCCTCTGGTCGCGCAAAAAGGAGTCGGCCAGATCATCGTGTATGCCCGCCAGGCCGGTCACTTTGAGCGCGTCACGGGCCTGGAAAGGCTGGCCGGCCATCCCGGACAACCGATGTTCTATCCAACCGCTGAGCGTGGCAAAGCCATCACCAGCCTGACGGACCAGCGCGCCAGCGTCGGCATTCTGGTGGCCGAAGGCGAGAACTCGGAAATAGCCTTGCTCAATGCCTTCGCGGCCCGTTCAAAACTGACGGTGGTGGTGCAGGCCGGAGGGTCGAACGATGCCTAA
- a CDS encoding MacB family efflux pump subunit: protein MQTPLIDLKDIRKSYGGGDAPEVHVLRGIDLSIHAGEFVAIVGASGSGKSTLMNILGCLDRPTCGEYRFAGENVAHLDSDELAWLRREAFGFVFQGYHLIPSGSAQENVEMPAIYAGTPAAERHARAAALLDRLGLAERTGNRPHQLSGGQQQRVSIARALMNGGHIILADEPTGALDSHSGAEVMTLLDELASQGHVVILITHDREVAARAKRIIEIRDGLIISDSAHNNPDAQHSANPGALQAVDLRQRLSEGSEITGAWKGELIDAMQAAWRVMWINRFRTALTLLGIIIGVASVVVMLAVGEGSKRQVMAQMGAFGSNIIYLSGSSPNPRTPPGVVTLSDVAALSLLPQVKRIMPVNGAEAGVRFGNVDHTSYVGGNDTNFPTIFSWPVVQGSYFTQADEDNAAAVAVIGKKVRDKLLKDVADPIGQYILIENVPFQVVGVLAEKGSSSGDQDSDDRIAVPYSAASVRLFGSHNPEYVVIAAADARKVKEAEQAIDELMRKLHDGKHDYELTNNAAMIQAEARTQNTLSLMLGSIAAISLLVGGIGVMNIMLMTVRERTREIGIRMATGARQRDILRQFLTEAVMLSVVGGIAGIALALLVGGILILSEVAVAFTALAVLGAFACALVTGVVFGFMPARKAARLDPVTALTSE from the coding sequence ATGCAAACGCCGCTGATCGACCTCAAAGACATTCGCAAATCCTATGGCGGTGGCGATGCTCCTGAAGTTCACGTCTTGCGCGGTATTGACCTGTCGATCCATGCAGGTGAGTTCGTGGCCATTGTGGGCGCTTCCGGTTCCGGCAAGTCGACGCTGATGAACATCCTCGGCTGCCTCGACCGGCCGACCTGTGGTGAATACCGGTTCGCCGGCGAAAATGTCGCCCACCTGGACAGCGACGAACTGGCCTGGCTGCGCCGTGAGGCCTTTGGCTTTGTGTTCCAGGGTTATCACCTGATCCCTTCAGGTTCAGCCCAGGAAAACGTCGAAATGCCGGCCATCTACGCCGGCACCCCGGCAGCCGAACGCCACGCCCGCGCGGCCGCCCTGCTGGATCGGCTGGGGCTGGCCGAGCGCACCGGCAACCGCCCGCATCAATTGTCCGGTGGCCAACAGCAACGGGTGTCGATTGCCCGGGCCCTGATGAATGGCGGCCACATCATCCTCGCTGACGAACCCACCGGCGCCCTCGACAGCCACAGCGGCGCCGAGGTCATGACCCTGCTCGATGAACTGGCGAGCCAGGGGCACGTGGTCATTCTGATCACCCACGACCGCGAAGTCGCGGCCCGTGCCAAACGCATCATCGAGATCCGTGACGGGCTGATCATCAGCGACAGCGCACACAACAACCCCGACGCGCAGCACTCGGCCAACCCGGGAGCCTTGCAAGCGGTAGACCTGCGACAGCGCCTGAGCGAAGGCAGCGAAATAACCGGTGCATGGAAAGGCGAGTTGATTGATGCCATGCAGGCCGCCTGGCGGGTGATGTGGATCAACCGGTTTCGCACTGCGCTGACATTGCTCGGCATCATCATCGGCGTCGCCTCGGTCGTGGTGATGCTGGCGGTGGGCGAAGGCAGCAAGCGCCAGGTCATGGCGCAAATGGGGGCCTTCGGTTCGAACATCATTTACCTCAGTGGCTCCTCGCCCAACCCGCGCACACCGCCCGGGGTCGTCACCCTCAGTGACGTCGCCGCGCTCTCCTTGTTGCCCCAGGTCAAACGCATCATGCCGGTCAATGGCGCCGAAGCCGGCGTGCGGTTCGGTAACGTCGATCACACCAGTTACGTGGGCGGCAACGACACCAATTTCCCGACGATCTTCAGTTGGCCGGTTGTCCAGGGCAGCTACTTCACCCAGGCCGACGAAGACAATGCCGCCGCCGTGGCGGTGATTGGCAAAAAGGTTCGCGACAAACTGCTCAAGGATGTCGCCGACCCGATTGGCCAGTACATCCTGATCGAAAACGTGCCCTTTCAGGTGGTCGGCGTACTCGCCGAAAAAGGTTCCAGCAGTGGCGACCAGGACAGCGACGATCGTATTGCCGTGCCTTACTCGGCCGCCAGCGTTCGACTGTTTGGAAGCCACAACCCCGAATATGTGGTGATCGCCGCGGCCGACGCACGCAAGGTCAAGGAAGCCGAACAAGCCATCGACGAACTGATGCGAAAACTCCACGACGGCAAACACGACTATGAGTTGACCAACAACGCCGCGATGATCCAGGCCGAAGCCCGGACACAAAACACCCTGTCGTTGATGCTCGGTTCGATTGCCGCGATTTCCCTGCTGGTGGGCGGCATCGGAGTGATGAACATCATGCTGATGACCGTGCGCGAGCGCACCCGCGAAATCGGCATCCGCATGGCTACCGGCGCTCGCCAACGGGACATCCTGCGCCAGTTCCTCACCGAAGCGGTGATGCTCTCGGTGGTCGGCGGGATCGCCGGCATCGCCCTGGCGCTGCTGGTCGGCGGCATTCTGATTCTCAGCGAAGTGGCCGTGGCCTTCACCGCGCTCGCGGTGCTCGGCGCCTTCGCCTGTGCGCTGGTGACCGGCGTTGTCTTCGGCTTCATGCCGGCCCGCAAAGCTGCCCGGCTCGACCCGGTAACGGCCCTGACCAGTGAATGA
- a CDS encoding efflux RND transporter periplasmic adaptor subunit produces MKRPRQTRRALLVTLCLIPVVALAAWQIIPPGRDKFATVLVSRGDIESSVTALGTLQPRRYVDVGAQASGQIHKIHVEAGDVVKEGQLLVEIDPSTQKAKLDAGRFSIENLKAQLQEQQALHDLAQQKYRRQQTLASGGATREEDVQTAQAEVRATKARIEMFQAQIRQAQASLRSDEAELGYTRIYAPMSGTVVAVDAREGQTLNAQQQTPLILRIAKLSPMTVWAEVSEADIGHVKPGMNAYFTTLSGGARRWNSTVRQILPVPPKPLDQTSQGGGSGSPSGSKSGSGRVVLYTVLLDVDNSDNTLMAEMTTQVFFVAGEAKNVLTAPVSALQNGAKASIQNVRVVAQNGQIQQREISTGISDRLRVQILDGLNEGDHLLIGPADGSGG; encoded by the coding sequence ATGAAACGTCCCCGACAGACCCGCCGCGCCCTGCTTGTAACACTTTGCCTGATCCCTGTTGTTGCGCTCGCCGCCTGGCAAATCATCCCGCCCGGCCGGGACAAGTTCGCCACCGTGCTAGTCAGCCGGGGTGACATCGAAAGCAGCGTGACCGCGCTGGGTACATTGCAACCACGACGTTATGTGGATGTGGGCGCCCAGGCCTCCGGGCAGATCCACAAGATTCATGTCGAAGCAGGCGACGTGGTCAAGGAAGGTCAGTTGCTGGTGGAAATCGACCCGTCCACGCAAAAGGCCAAACTCGACGCCGGGCGTTTCTCCATCGAGAACCTCAAGGCCCAGTTGCAAGAGCAGCAAGCCCTGCACGACCTCGCGCAGCAGAAATACCGCCGCCAACAGACACTCGCCAGCGGCGGCGCCACCCGCGAAGAAGACGTGCAGACCGCCCAGGCCGAAGTGCGCGCCACCAAGGCGCGCATCGAAATGTTCCAGGCGCAGATCCGCCAAGCCCAGGCGAGCCTGCGTAGCGACGAAGCGGAACTCGGTTACACGCGCATCTACGCGCCAATGTCCGGCACGGTGGTCGCGGTGGACGCGCGCGAAGGCCAGACCCTCAATGCGCAACAACAGACGCCGTTGATTTTGCGGATTGCCAAACTGTCGCCCATGACGGTCTGGGCTGAAGTCTCGGAAGCTGACATCGGCCACGTCAAACCCGGCATGAACGCCTACTTCACCACCCTGAGCGGCGGTGCCCGACGCTGGAACAGCACGGTTCGCCAGATCCTCCCCGTCCCCCCAAAACCGCTGGATCAAACCAGCCAGGGTGGCGGCAGTGGCAGCCCGTCGGGAAGCAAAAGCGGCAGCGGGCGCGTGGTGCTCTACACCGTGTTGCTGGACGTCGATAACAGTGACAACACGTTAATGGCGGAAATGACCACCCAAGTCTTTTTTGTCGCCGGGGAAGCGAAGAACGTGCTGACCGCGCCCGTCTCCGCCTTGCAAAATGGTGCGAAAGCCTCGATCCAGAATGTTCGGGTCGTCGCCCAGAATGGCCAGATCCAACAACGCGAAATCAGCACCGGCATCAGCGATCGGCTGCGCGTGCAGATCCTCGACGGTCTGAACGAGGGCGATCACCTGTTGATCGGCCCGGCTGACGGCAGCGGAGGCTGA
- a CDS encoding efflux transporter outer membrane subunit, with amino-acid sequence MKSPLTLLSLCLLLSACANPVPRPDSGLQAPASWHSPNTETAALQRGQWWTTFGSPELDRLIEQARAGSYDLAAATARVRQAQAGAVVAGGPLLPEVKAGVNANRQKLLRGNGYSQLDADNSNKAVDYFDATLSASYEIDFWGGRRAARDSAVLGVRASEFDQATVELTLLSGVANAYAQTLSLREQSRIAALNLANAQNVLKLVQTRHDAGSATTLELAQQKSLVAAQQRQLPLVQQQAEEALITLAALLGQPVQNLTLGSQRLDQLNWPSIGAGLPSELLSRRPDIARAEAQLAAAQADVTVARAAMLPTVTLSASLGSGADTVSDILRSPFYNLTAGLVAPIFNNGRLSAGRDQARARQEELLQTYRGAIINGFADVEKALTGIRGLDQQRQWQSEELSQAQIAFDIAESRYKAGAEDLLTVLETQRTLYAAQDLNVQLRLSRLQASIALYKALGGGWQVL; translated from the coding sequence ATGAAATCGCCCCTGACCCTGCTCTCCCTCTGCCTGTTGCTCAGCGCATGCGCCAACCCGGTGCCGCGCCCGGACAGCGGCTTGCAAGCGCCCGCGTCCTGGCACTCGCCGAACACCGAAACCGCCGCGCTCCAACGCGGGCAATGGTGGACCACTTTCGGCAGCCCGGAACTGGATCGCCTCATCGAACAGGCCCGTGCCGGCAGTTACGACCTGGCGGCAGCGACGGCCCGGGTTCGTCAGGCCCAGGCTGGCGCAGTCGTGGCCGGTGGCCCGTTGTTGCCCGAGGTGAAAGCCGGCGTGAATGCCAACCGGCAGAAACTGTTGCGAGGTAACGGCTACAGCCAGTTGGATGCCGACAACAGCAATAAAGCCGTGGACTATTTCGATGCAACCTTGAGCGCCAGTTACGAGATCGACTTCTGGGGCGGCCGTCGCGCGGCCCGTGACAGCGCCGTACTGGGTGTGCGCGCCAGCGAGTTCGATCAGGCGACCGTTGAGCTGACACTGCTCAGCGGCGTCGCCAATGCTTACGCGCAAACCCTGTCGCTGCGCGAGCAAAGCCGAATCGCCGCGCTCAACCTGGCCAATGCGCAAAACGTGTTGAAACTGGTCCAGACCCGACATGACGCAGGCAGCGCAACCACCCTTGAATTGGCGCAACAGAAGAGCCTGGTCGCCGCTCAACAACGCCAGTTGCCGCTGGTTCAGCAACAGGCCGAAGAAGCCTTGATTACCCTGGCCGCCCTCCTCGGCCAACCGGTCCAGAACCTGACGCTCGGCAGCCAGCGCCTCGATCAACTGAACTGGCCGAGCATCGGCGCCGGACTGCCCAGCGAACTGCTCAGCCGTCGTCCGGACATCGCCCGGGCCGAAGCGCAACTCGCTGCCGCCCAGGCTGACGTCACCGTGGCCCGAGCGGCGATGCTACCCACCGTCACCTTGAGCGCCAGCCTGGGCTCCGGTGCCGACACCGTGTCGGACATTCTGCGCAGTCCGTTCTACAACCTGACCGCCGGGCTGGTGGCGCCGATCTTCAACAACGGGCGCCTGAGCGCCGGGCGCGACCAGGCCCGCGCCCGCCAGGAAGAACTGCTGCAAACCTACCGTGGGGCAATCATCAATGGTTTCGCCGACGTCGAAAAAGCCCTGACCGGCATTCGCGGTCTGGACCAGCAACGGCAGTGGCAAAGCGAAGAACTCAGCCAGGCGCAAATCGCCTTCGATATCGCCGAAAGTCGCTACAAGGCTGGCGCCGAAGACCTGCTCACGGTCCTCGAAACCCAGCGCACGTTGTACGCCGCCCAGGACCTCAACGTGCAACTGCGCTTGTCGCGCCTGCAAGCCAGCATTGCGCTGTACAAGGCACTGGGCGGTGGCTGGCAAGTGCTGTGA